One window of the Shewanella cyperi genome contains the following:
- the nfsB gene encoding oxygen-insensitive NAD(P)H nitroreductase has protein sequence MQDLSSLVKKRRTTKAFDPKRKIAADKIEHIKTLLQFAPSSTNSQPWHFVLAQTEAGKATIAKATEQFAFNTAKIMNASHVLVLCTKQQMDEEHLHQVLNQEQADGRFAGEEAKQNQHNGRSFFVNMHRYELKDAQHWMEKQVYLALGTLLLGASALDIDACPIEGFDATVLNRELGLRDKGFTASVIVALGYRSEEDFNAALPKSRLPQAQIFSQI, from the coding sequence ATGCAGGATTTAAGCTCGCTGGTAAAAAAACGCCGCACCACCAAAGCCTTTGACCCCAAGCGCAAGATTGCCGCCGACAAGATAGAGCACATCAAAACCCTGTTGCAGTTTGCCCCCTCCTCAACCAACTCCCAGCCCTGGCACTTTGTGCTGGCACAAACCGAGGCGGGCAAGGCCACTATCGCCAAGGCCACGGAGCAGTTTGCCTTCAACACCGCCAAGATAATGAACGCCTCCCACGTGCTGGTGCTGTGCACCAAACAACAGATGGACGAGGAACACCTGCACCAGGTGCTGAACCAGGAACAGGCCGATGGCCGCTTTGCCGGTGAAGAAGCCAAGCAAAACCAGCACAATGGCCGCTCCTTCTTCGTCAACATGCACAGGTATGAGCTCAAGGACGCCCAACATTGGATGGAAAAGCAGGTGTATCTGGCCCTCGGCACCCTGCTGCTGGGCGCCTCGGCGCTGGACATAGACGCCTGCCCAATAGAAGGCTTCGATGCCACAGTGCTCAACCGTGAGCTGGGGTTGAGGGACAAGGGTTTCACCGCCTCTGTGATTGTGGCCCTGGGCTATCGCAGCGAGGAAGACTTCAACGCCGCCCTGCCGAAATCCCGCCTGCCGCAAGCGCAGATCTTCAGCCAGATCTGA
- a CDS encoding YacL family protein, with amino-acid sequence MEFEFRRNSLDGSLFANFSMEHEVMGRWFCEELGEDSDGCTRLLAKVAQLQAAGHGEWRQIGRDFTLELDAEQARIFANVLGYDSLDELDEGMSMYDSESEASCGLEDFQHALESWQLFVNDSR; translated from the coding sequence ATGGAGTTTGAGTTTCGCCGCAACAGTCTCGATGGCAGCCTGTTTGCCAATTTCAGCATGGAACATGAGGTCATGGGGCGCTGGTTTTGCGAGGAACTGGGGGAAGACAGTGACGGTTGCACCCGATTGCTGGCCAAGGTGGCCCAGCTGCAGGCTGCTGGGCATGGAGAGTGGCGTCAGATTGGTCGCGATTTTACCCTGGAGCTCGATGCCGAGCAGGCGAGGATCTTTGCCAATGTGCTGGGCTACGACAGTCTGGATGAGCTGGACGAAGGCATGTCCATGTATGACAGTGAATCCGAGGCCAGCTGCGGCCTGGAAGACTTTCAACATGCCCTTGAAAGCTGGCAGCTTTTTGTTAATGACAGCCGCTGA
- a CDS encoding DNA-J related domain-containing protein — protein MLLAPTVPQLENANTDVPAAKGDNPLIWPLLSLLQASVQSWKVHHLASELQSRGLMQHLDDNPEKDLFKRNFLLMNALFELQEMLLPRQWLQVQAMDIRLLRLPPADAQLQLAQDAALRSYYLDWGNYDTCANVVREMLEAFWSRYQDYIGLGHSDMHRAQALRIFELDEEACERDIRRQWRRLAFMWHPDRPEGEAARFRQICEAWQVLRQR, from the coding sequence ATGTTGCTCGCCCCCACAGTGCCACAACTTGAAAACGCCAACACGGACGTCCCCGCCGCCAAGGGTGACAACCCTCTCATTTGGCCGCTGCTGAGTCTGCTGCAAGCCTCGGTACAAAGCTGGAAGGTGCATCATCTGGCCAGCGAACTCCAGTCCCGCGGCCTGATGCAACACCTGGATGACAATCCGGAAAAAGACCTGTTCAAACGCAATTTCCTGTTGATGAATGCCCTGTTCGAGCTGCAGGAGATGCTGCTGCCACGGCAGTGGTTACAGGTGCAGGCCATGGACATTCGCCTGCTGCGCCTGCCGCCGGCCGATGCCCAGCTGCAACTGGCCCAGGATGCGGCCCTGCGCAGCTATTACCTGGACTGGGGCAACTACGACACCTGCGCCAACGTGGTGCGGGAAATGTTGGAAGCCTTCTGGAGCCGCTACCAGGACTACATAGGCCTGGGGCACAGTGACATGCACAGGGCCCAGGCCCTGCGCATCTTCGAGCTGGATGAAGAAGCCTGCGAGCGGGATATCCGCCGCCAATGGCGCCGCCTGGCCTTTATGTGGCATCCGGATCGCCCAGAGGGTGAAGCGGCCCGCTTCAGGCAAATCTGCGAGGCCTGGCAGGTGTTGCGGCAACGCTGA
- a CDS encoding TonB-dependent receptor yields the protein MDRAFIITGLAYAILGMCLGIVMAASNDHGQLVTHAHIMLAGFVVSFLYGLCHKLWLNNLCNLLAKVQFGAHQAGMVLMAVGLFLLYGKYVAPETIEPVLILSSLLVLTGMVLMAVMFIRTPAKAT from the coding sequence ATGGACAGAGCCTTTATTATCACTGGCTTGGCTTACGCCATCCTCGGCATGTGTCTTGGCATAGTGATGGCCGCCAGCAATGACCACGGTCAGCTGGTAACCCATGCCCACATCATGCTGGCCGGTTTTGTGGTGTCCTTCCTTTATGGCCTGTGCCACAAGCTGTGGCTCAATAACCTGTGCAACTTGCTAGCCAAGGTGCAATTCGGCGCCCATCAGGCCGGTATGGTGCTGATGGCAGTGGGCCTGTTCCTGCTGTACGGCAAATATGTGGCTCCCGAGACCATAGAGCCTGTGCTTATCCTCTCGTCCCTGCTGGTGCTGACCGGCATGGTGCTGATGGCCGTGATGTTTATCCGCACCCCGGCCAAGGCCACCTGA
- a CDS encoding CBS domain-containing protein, which yields MQVKDIMTANPICISDGASLRDAHLLMQSRGVRHLPVIAESDGRYRGVLTHKKMIASVVGMLNRYGAGALDRKERFTPIAEVMEVPGQHLGTDEPLTVVVDYFIDNKSGCLPVLDADMRVIGIVTSSDFVKLAKRLLQQQG from the coding sequence ATGCAGGTCAAGGACATAATGACAGCCAACCCAATTTGCATCAGCGATGGCGCCAGCCTCAGGGATGCCCACCTGCTGATGCAAAGCCGTGGCGTGCGCCATCTGCCGGTCATCGCCGAAAGTGATGGCCGTTATCGCGGCGTGCTCACCCACAAGAAGATGATTGCCAGCGTGGTCGGCATGCTAAATCGCTATGGTGCCGGGGCTCTCGACCGCAAGGAACGCTTTACCCCCATAGCCGAGGTGATGGAAGTTCCCGGCCAGCATCTGGGCACGGATGAGCCCCTGACAGTGGTGGTGGATTACTTTATCGACAATAAATCCGGCTGTTTGCCAGTGCTGGATGCCGACATGCGGGTGATAGGCATAGTGACCTCGTCGGACTTTGTGAAGCTCGCCAAGCGCTTGCTGCAACAGCAGGGTTAA
- a CDS encoding YheV family putative zinc ribbon protein yields MSITKKRFVAGAKCPKCGAKDSIVLFKDHGVETVECVECDYREQQAEAQVAKQASGAVIGVFKPD; encoded by the coding sequence ATGAGCATAACCAAGAAACGATTTGTCGCCGGGGCCAAGTGTCCCAAGTGCGGTGCCAAGGACAGCATAGTGCTGTTCAAGGACCATGGGGTTGAAACCGTCGAGTGTGTCGAGTGCGATTATCGCGAGCAACAGGCGGAAGCGCAGGTCGCCAAACAGGCCTCCGGCGCCGTGATAGGTGTGTTCAAGCCCGACTGA
- a CDS encoding hydrolase: MLMEHQALLLVVDVQGKLARMMHDSDGLHGQLVTLIRGIGLFDIPTLWLEQLPDKLGATSEELACELRQRCQPIAKAHFSAWPNAEFRDALTLSGRRKVILCGIETHICVYQTCRDLLDAGFEVHLVADAVGSRTEANRQLGLAMMQQAGATLTNVESLLFELQHEASGERFKSLLQLIK; encoded by the coding sequence ATGTTGATGGAACATCAGGCACTGCTGCTGGTGGTGGATGTACAGGGCAAGCTGGCCCGCATGATGCACGACAGCGATGGCTTGCACGGCCAATTGGTCACTCTTATCCGCGGGATAGGTCTGTTCGATATTCCCACCCTGTGGCTGGAACAATTGCCGGATAAGCTCGGCGCGACCTCAGAAGAGCTGGCCTGCGAACTGCGCCAGCGTTGCCAACCCATAGCCAAGGCCCACTTCAGTGCCTGGCCCAACGCCGAGTTTCGCGACGCCCTGACTCTCAGTGGCAGACGCAAGGTGATCCTGTGCGGCATAGAGACCCACATCTGCGTCTACCAGACCTGCCGCGATCTGCTGGACGCAGGTTTTGAAGTACATCTGGTCGCCGATGCTGTGGGTTCACGCACCGAAGCCAATCGGCAACTTGGCCTGGCCATGATGCAACAGGCCGGAGCCACATTAACCAACGTCGAATCTTTACTGTTCGAGCTGCAACACGAAGCCAGCGGTGAACGCTTCAAATCGCTGCTACAACTGATTAAATAA
- a CDS encoding response regulator: MGKPYSVLVVDDHPLLRRGICQLINSDPDFTLLGEAGSGIEALNMVGDNEPDIILLDLNMKGMSGLDTLSGLRQEGVTARVVILTVSDAKADVIRLLRAGADGYLLKDTEPDLLLEKLKHAMQGHRVISEAVEAYQLELKQAADEDEWINSLTPREMQILTQLAEGLSNRTISEQLHISEGTVKVHVKNLLRKANAKSRTEMAVRYLNR; the protein is encoded by the coding sequence ATGGGTAAACCCTATTCAGTGCTGGTGGTCGACGACCATCCACTGCTGCGCAGAGGCATCTGCCAATTAATCAATTCAGATCCTGACTTCACCCTCCTGGGTGAGGCCGGCAGCGGGATTGAGGCCCTGAATATGGTGGGCGACAATGAACCCGACATCATACTGCTGGATTTGAACATGAAGGGGATGTCGGGACTCGATACCCTCAGCGGCCTGCGCCAGGAAGGAGTGACCGCCCGGGTAGTAATTTTGACAGTGTCCGATGCCAAGGCCGATGTGATCCGACTGCTGAGGGCCGGCGCAGACGGTTATTTGCTGAAAGATACCGAACCGGATTTATTGCTGGAAAAACTGAAACATGCCATGCAGGGCCACAGGGTGATCAGCGAAGCAGTCGAGGCCTACCAACTGGAGCTCAAGCAGGCCGCCGATGAGGACGAGTGGATCAACTCACTGACGCCACGGGAAATGCAAATCCTCACCCAGCTGGCCGAGGGCCTGAGCAACCGCACCATTTCCGAGCAGCTGCATATCAGCGAAGGGACGGTTAAGGTCCACGTCAAAAACCTGCTGCGCAAGGCCAACGCCAAGTCCCGCACCGAAATGGCGGTGCGTTACCTCAACCGTTAA
- a CDS encoding P-II family nitrogen regulator, producing MKLISAIIKPFKLDDVREAIAGMGIEGMTVTEVKGFGRQKGHTELYRGAEYQVDFLPKIKLDIATKAENVELLLEAITAAAHTGKIGDGKIFVMDLEQAIRIRTGETDTEAL from the coding sequence ATGAAACTGATCAGCGCAATCATCAAGCCATTCAAACTGGATGATGTCCGTGAGGCCATCGCCGGTATGGGGATTGAGGGGATGACAGTGACCGAAGTGAAAGGCTTTGGTCGACAAAAGGGGCACACAGAGCTGTACCGCGGTGCCGAGTATCAGGTGGACTTTCTGCCCAAGATTAAGTTGGACATTGCCACCAAGGCAGAAAACGTCGAGTTGTTGCTGGAGGCCATCACCGCCGCCGCTCACACCGGCAAGATTGGTGACGGCAAGATTTTCGTGATGGATCTGGAACAGGCGATCCGTATCCGGACCGGCGAAACAGACACAGAAGCGCTTTAA
- the narQ gene encoding nitrate/nitrite two-component system sensor histidine kinase NarQ — translation MNRGSLTSKILGLMLTLILLSSGLALFAIANLSYSLGDARAVNASGSLRMQSYRLMLYTHAGKEQLQAKIQEFEATLNSDALKRSHDWTSPERLRQQYLLVQNKWQHMKQLAMAEDSGRYGALLQDFVDTIDLLVLETELHAAFKLKLLAASQAMGLGLMLLVAFFAVRYTRRKVVVPLQQLMHSANTIAKGNFDVQLPETEYLELQALTHALDSTAKELSALYGDLEHQVQEKTRALSRANGELALLYDTLVMLHGKQPDYRALKPALDKLKQFEAMQYLRLCISHGDEQQEIITADGGWPEEALAQYHIPLTFEGSVLGKLECISARPCNGPLLENFALILARSLLLYQASEQKQQLALMEERGVIARELHDSLGQVLSYLKIQLNLLRKGLDDCCLSPQVEQQLSEINEGVSAAYVQLRELLSTFRLTIKEPNLQHALEAMLEQLRNQTSCEIVLDYGLEQQLLGANQHIHILQLTREATLNAIKHAQAKRIEICCCKNDAGLINISISDDGIGINHLRERDNHFGIGIMQERAAKLSGRLNFSGNAAGGATVSLTLPPHQETNHG, via the coding sequence ATGAACAGGGGCAGTCTCACTTCCAAGATCCTCGGCCTTATGCTGACCCTGATCCTGCTTTCTTCCGGATTGGCCCTGTTTGCCATCGCCAATCTGTCCTACAGCCTGGGGGATGCCAGAGCGGTGAACGCCTCCGGCTCATTGCGGATGCAGAGTTACCGGCTGATGCTTTACACCCACGCGGGCAAGGAGCAGCTGCAAGCCAAAATCCAGGAGTTTGAGGCCACGCTCAACTCAGATGCGCTCAAACGCTCTCATGACTGGACCAGTCCGGAGCGCTTGCGGCAGCAATATTTGCTGGTTCAGAACAAATGGCAACATATGAAGCAGCTGGCCATGGCCGAAGATTCCGGGCGCTATGGGGCTCTGTTGCAGGATTTTGTCGACACCATAGATCTGCTGGTGCTGGAAACCGAACTCCACGCCGCCTTCAAACTGAAACTGCTGGCCGCCAGCCAGGCCATGGGCTTGGGACTGATGCTGCTGGTGGCCTTTTTCGCGGTGCGCTATACCCGTCGCAAGGTGGTGGTACCGCTGCAGCAACTGATGCACTCGGCCAACACCATAGCCAAAGGCAATTTCGATGTGCAGTTGCCCGAAACCGAATACCTGGAGCTGCAGGCGCTGACCCACGCCCTCGACAGCACGGCCAAAGAGCTGTCGGCACTCTATGGCGATCTTGAACATCAGGTACAGGAAAAAACCCGTGCCCTCAGCCGTGCCAACGGCGAACTGGCCCTGCTGTATGACACCCTGGTGATGCTCCACGGCAAACAACCGGATTATCGGGCCCTCAAGCCCGCCCTCGACAAGCTCAAGCAATTTGAAGCCATGCAATACCTGCGGCTGTGTATCAGTCATGGGGACGAGCAACAGGAAATCATCACTGCCGATGGTGGTTGGCCCGAAGAGGCCCTGGCGCAATATCACATTCCGCTGACATTCGAAGGCAGCGTCCTCGGCAAACTGGAGTGTATTTCTGCCCGCCCTTGCAATGGCCCTCTGCTGGAAAACTTTGCCCTGATCCTGGCCCGTAGCCTGCTGCTATACCAGGCGTCGGAACAGAAGCAGCAACTGGCTTTGATGGAAGAGCGCGGCGTGATAGCCCGCGAACTGCACGATTCACTGGGACAGGTGCTTTCGTACCTGAAAATCCAACTCAATTTGCTGCGCAAGGGCCTGGATGATTGCTGCCTGAGCCCCCAGGTAGAACAGCAACTGAGCGAGATCAACGAAGGGGTCAGCGCCGCCTATGTGCAACTGCGGGAGCTCTTGTCCACCTTCCGCCTGACCATCAAGGAACCCAATCTGCAACATGCGCTCGAGGCCATGCTGGAACAACTGCGTAACCAGACAAGCTGTGAAATAGTGCTCGACTACGGGCTGGAGCAACAACTGCTGGGCGCCAATCAACATATCCACATACTGCAGCTGACCCGTGAGGCCACACTCAATGCCATCAAGCATGCCCAGGCCAAACGCATAGAAATTTGCTGCTGTAAAAATGATGCCGGCTTGATTAACATCAGCATCAGTGACGATGGCATAGGCATCAATCATTTACGGGAAAGGGACAATCACTTTGGCATTGGCATAATGCAGGAGCGAGCCGCCAAGCTCAGCGGTCGCCTGAATTTCTCCGGCAATGCCGCCGGTGGTGCCACTGTATCCCTGACCCTTCCCCCTCATCAGGAGACAAACCATGGGTAA
- a CDS encoding zinc transporter ZntB yields MRKGFIYCLLLSGERAGSLLSFEELQAWTPEQGLLWVHLNYEETHAREWLYGQTLPRLEIDALLTRDTRPRAIVTEQGMLLALRGVNLNPDADPEDMVALRLLASETRIISTSRRSLHSVKELADKIMLRQGPKTTGEFILEICDRLTLRKTEFIAKLDDKMDELEELLVSGGKQDLRSDIAELRRQTVALRRYLAPQREAFAAMQTDEDTLLNHHEQMRLREIRDRLVRAIEDLEAIRDRANVTQEELLSRQSEELNQRLYFLSLVTAVFLPLGFLTGLLGVNIGGIPGANTDWAFAAFCGLLILLVAVQLLLFYRKRWL; encoded by the coding sequence ATGCGCAAAGGATTTATCTATTGCCTGCTGCTCAGCGGCGAGCGTGCCGGCAGTTTGCTCAGCTTTGAGGAGCTGCAGGCCTGGACGCCGGAGCAAGGGCTGCTGTGGGTTCACCTCAATTACGAGGAAACCCATGCCCGCGAATGGCTCTACGGTCAAACCTTGCCAAGGTTGGAAATCGATGCCCTCTTGACCCGGGACACCCGCCCAAGGGCCATAGTGACCGAACAGGGCATGCTGCTGGCGCTGCGGGGCGTCAACCTCAATCCAGATGCGGATCCCGAAGACATGGTGGCACTGCGTCTGCTGGCCAGCGAAACGCGCATCATCAGTACCAGTCGCCGCAGCCTGCATTCGGTAAAAGAACTGGCCGACAAAATCATGTTGCGCCAGGGCCCAAAAACCACCGGCGAGTTTATCCTGGAGATCTGCGATCGCCTGACCCTGCGCAAAACGGAGTTCATCGCCAAGCTTGATGACAAGATGGATGAACTGGAAGAGCTGTTGGTCAGCGGCGGCAAGCAAGACCTGCGCAGCGACATCGCCGAACTCAGGCGCCAAACCGTGGCACTGCGCCGTTATCTGGCCCCCCAAAGGGAAGCCTTTGCGGCCATGCAGACCGACGAAGACACCTTGCTCAATCACCATGAGCAGATGCGGCTGCGGGAGATCCGTGACCGCCTGGTGCGGGCCATAGAAGATCTGGAAGCGATAAGGGACAGGGCCAACGTCACCCAGGAAGAACTGCTGAGCCGCCAATCGGAGGAACTCAACCAGAGGTTATATTTCCTGTCACTGGTGACAGCAGTATTTCTGCCACTGGGTTTTCTCACCGGTCTATTGGGGGTCAATATCGGCGGTATTCCCGGAGCCAACACCGACTGGGCTTTTGCCGCCTTCTGCGGCCTGCTGATACTCCTGGTCGCCGTGCAACTGCTGCTGTTCTACCGCAAACGCTGGCTTTGA
- a CDS encoding pirin family protein yields MQIKHRLFARPAMDGDGVNIRRVADFERLQLDPFLMVDEIKSDDSSDYIGGFPPHPHRGIETFTYIRKGGFEHRDHMGNVRAIRAGDVQWMSTGSGVIHSEMPLADAKEGLHGFQIWLNMPAKDKMRPARYQDSSAMAKPRHDNGRGASLYPLGGQWQFEGEKVDGLIQGLAADGAVADLSLEPQGRAKVDFSGFGFAGVYIHSGELKDSQGRSYFAGEYLQLEPAESEFIAGDQGAGVLLFGGNPIREAIVHMGPFVMNTQAEIQQAIRDYQQGKFGEQSL; encoded by the coding sequence ATGCAAATCAAACATCGTTTATTCGCCCGTCCGGCCATGGACGGCGATGGCGTCAACATCCGTCGGGTGGCCGACTTCGAGCGGCTGCAGCTCGACCCCTTCCTCATGGTCGATGAAATCAAATCCGACGACAGCAGTGACTATATCGGCGGTTTCCCGCCCCACCCGCACCGCGGCATCGAGACCTTCACCTATATCCGCAAGGGTGGCTTTGAGCACCGTGACCACATGGGCAATGTGCGTGCCATCCGGGCCGGTGATGTGCAGTGGATGAGCACCGGCTCGGGCGTCATTCACTCGGAAATGCCCTTGGCCGATGCCAAAGAAGGCCTGCACGGCTTCCAGATCTGGCTCAACATGCCCGCTAAAGACAAGATGCGTCCGGCCCGCTATCAGGACAGCAGCGCCATGGCCAAACCCCGTCACGACAATGGCCGCGGTGCCAGCCTGTATCCTTTGGGCGGCCAATGGCAATTTGAGGGGGAAAAGGTTGACGGGCTGATCCAGGGGCTGGCGGCCGATGGCGCCGTCGCAGATCTCAGCCTGGAACCACAAGGCCGGGCAAAGGTGGACTTTAGCGGTTTCGGTTTTGCCGGGGTCTATATCCACAGCGGTGAGCTTAAAGACAGTCAGGGCCGCAGCTATTTCGCCGGTGAATACTTGCAGCTGGAGCCTGCGGAAAGCGAGTTTATCGCTGGGGACCAGGGGGCTGGAGTGCTGCTGTTTGGCGGCAATCCCATAAGGGAGGCCATAGTGCACATGGGCCCCTTTGTGATGAACACCCAGGCGGAAATCCAGCAGGCCATCCGCGACTACCAGCAGGGCAAGTTCGGCGAGCAGAGCCTCTGA
- a CDS encoding alkaline phosphatase D family protein: protein MKRSFSRRDFLAMSAKGVGAAVLSYGLMGCSSSDDDTPAVAVAFNHGIASGDPAHDAVILWTRVTPETDADVRVSWEVATDADFKDIVTNGSTVTNADRDYTVKVDAMGLTAGTAYFFRFKSGSVTSLTGKTRTLPEGAVSQVKLAVVSCANFPAGYFNVYELLTEQQDLDALVHLGDYIYEYERGGYASEHAAELGREVLPAHELVSLGDYRTRYAQYRGDASLQKLHAMVPFITVWDDHEVCNDAWREGAENHNEGEGDFSARKQAAMQAYFEWLPIRPWREGNHEEIYRSFSFGDLVDLHMLDTRLLGRDQQLDFNTYLDPNTGAFDGEAFMADVTATDRTMLGALQLLWLQGTLLSATGKWQVLGQQVLMGKMLLPAAIATQQLSIPQFAELAALAQLAARAQANDPTLTQNELTYLVANQYKLTPEVVALLKLPSIPYNLDAWDGYAYEREVILGTAKSKDHNLVVIAGDTHNAWANELRDVNGDVVGVEFATSSVSSPGLEYYLNLPTEQIPATEAAVVGLVEDLKYANLKDRGFMTLTFTQDAVRSDWHFVSSILDSDFTEAEDRGYSAMTLAGSHAIVPVSET, encoded by the coding sequence ATGAAACGGTCTTTTTCACGTCGTGACTTCCTGGCCATGTCGGCCAAAGGGGTGGGTGCCGCGGTACTTTCCTATGGCCTGATGGGCTGCTCCAGCAGCGATGACGATACGCCTGCGGTTGCCGTTGCCTTTAACCATGGCATTGCCAGCGGCGATCCCGCCCATGATGCGGTGATCCTCTGGACCAGGGTCACCCCGGAAACCGACGCCGATGTGCGAGTGTCCTGGGAAGTGGCCACCGACGCCGACTTCAAGGACATAGTGACCAACGGCAGCACAGTTACCAATGCCGACAGGGATTACACGGTCAAGGTAGATGCTATGGGCCTGACGGCGGGCACGGCGTATTTCTTCCGCTTCAAGAGCGGCAGTGTTACCTCTTTGACAGGCAAGACCCGCACCCTGCCGGAGGGGGCCGTCAGCCAGGTCAAGCTGGCCGTGGTCAGCTGTGCCAATTTCCCCGCCGGTTACTTCAACGTGTATGAACTCCTGACCGAGCAGCAGGATCTCGACGCCCTGGTGCACCTGGGGGATTACATCTACGAATACGAGCGCGGCGGCTACGCCAGCGAACATGCGGCAGAGCTGGGCCGTGAAGTGTTGCCGGCACACGAACTGGTTTCCCTTGGCGATTACCGCACCCGTTACGCCCAGTACCGCGGCGATGCCAGCCTGCAAAAGCTGCATGCCATGGTGCCCTTTATCACCGTCTGGGATGACCACGAGGTATGCAACGACGCCTGGCGCGAAGGGGCGGAAAATCACAATGAGGGGGAGGGCGACTTCAGCGCCCGCAAACAGGCCGCCATGCAGGCCTATTTCGAGTGGCTGCCGATCCGCCCCTGGCGCGAAGGCAACCATGAGGAGATCTACCGCAGCTTCAGCTTTGGCGATCTGGTGGATCTGCACATGCTTGATACCCGTCTGCTGGGCCGTGACCAGCAGCTGGACTTCAACACCTATCTGGATCCCAACACTGGTGCCTTTGACGGCGAAGCCTTTATGGCCGATGTGACCGCCACTGACCGTACCATGTTGGGTGCGCTGCAACTGCTGTGGCTGCAGGGCACCCTGCTGTCCGCCACCGGCAAGTGGCAGGTGCTGGGACAACAGGTGCTGATGGGCAAGATGCTGCTGCCGGCGGCCATCGCCACCCAGCAACTGAGTATTCCCCAGTTTGCCGAGCTGGCTGCCCTGGCTCAGTTGGCAGCCCGTGCCCAGGCCAACGATCCGACCCTGACCCAGAATGAGCTGACCTATCTGGTGGCCAACCAGTACAAGCTGACCCCGGAAGTGGTGGCGCTGCTGAAACTGCCCTCCATCCCCTATAACCTGGATGCCTGGGATGGCTATGCCTATGAGCGCGAGGTGATCCTCGGAACCGCCAAGTCGAAAGATCATAACCTGGTGGTGATCGCCGGTGATACCCACAATGCCTGGGCCAACGAGCTGCGCGACGTCAATGGTGACGTGGTGGGGGTGGAGTTTGCCACCAGTTCGGTGTCTTCACCGGGGCTTGAGTATTACCTCAATCTGCCCACAGAGCAGATCCCGGCCACCGAAGCGGCCGTGGTGGGGCTGGTGGAGGATCTCAAATATGCCAACCTCAAGGATCGCGGTTTCATGACCCTGACCTTTACCCAGGATGCGGTGCGCAGCGATTGGCACTTCGTCAGCAGCATATTGGACAGTGATTTCACCGAGGCCGAGGACAGGGGCTACAGTGCCATGACTCTGGCCGGCAGCCACGCCATAGTTCCGGTGAGCGAAACCTGA
- a CDS encoding phosphoribosyltransferase produces the protein MSDKYYITAQQLLEDSFRLAAQVYESGFRPQFIVGIWRGGAPIGIAVQEYFDFKQVETDHIAVRTSSYYGIGTDKQSKEIKVHGLHYIVENANADDGLLIVDDVFDSGRSIHALKEKLSQLMRLNMPRDVRIACPYYKPKNTAVPLKPDYYIHSSEDWLVFPHEVSGLTPDEIANGKGDLRNIRDLFI, from the coding sequence ATGTCAGATAAATACTATATTACCGCGCAGCAGCTGCTGGAGGATTCCTTCCGTTTGGCAGCCCAGGTCTATGAAAGTGGTTTCCGGCCACAATTTATCGTGGGTATCTGGCGTGGCGGTGCCCCCATAGGCATAGCCGTGCAGGAGTATTTTGACTTCAAACAGGTGGAAACGGACCACATAGCCGTGCGCACTTCTTCCTATTACGGCATAGGCACAGACAAACAGAGCAAGGAAATCAAGGTCCATGGTCTGCACTACATAGTGGAAAACGCCAATGCCGACGACGGCCTGCTGATTGTCGATGACGTGTTCGACTCCGGCCGCTCAATCCATGCGCTCAAGGAAAAACTGAGTCAGCTGATGCGACTTAACATGCCAAGGGACGTACGCATCGCTTGTCCTTACTACAAGCCCAAGAATACCGCTGTGCCCTTGAAGCCTGATTACTATATTCACTCCTCCGAAGACTGGCTGGTGTTCCCACACGAAGTATCAGGACTGACCCCGGATGAGATTGCCAACGGCAAGGGCGATTTGAGAAACATCCGCGACCTGTTTATTTAA